GATAACTTTATCCTTGAGCCAGTCAACATCATCAACGGAAATGGTTACTACAACATGTACCTTCCAGATGGAACTTATCTCTTTAGTATCAACTGTAAGACAGGTTACTTTGTAGGCAATGGTTCAGGTCACTCAGATAAACTTGATTATTAATAAAAATCGACGACACTCCCTAGGGAGTGTTTTTTTGTTTTATCTTGGTGAAGTCCGAGTTTATAAGAGTTTTGTGCTATAATAGGGGGATAAGATAGGGGTGAATACTATGGCGAAATTGATGCCGGGTAGAGTCCGTAATGAGGGGATTAAACTTTTTGAAAAGGGTTTAATTGCCATTAGTCAGGTCTCAGAAACTCAGTTGGACACGACAGTTGGCCAACATCATTTAATTTATGCACTCGATGATTCTGAAATCATGTGTGACTGTGATTTTTTCGCTCAAAAAGGCTATTGCTCCCATTTGGCAGCGGTTGAGTATTATCTAAAAAATGCTAAGGAGGGCCAGCGTCTCTTAGCAAAATTAGAGGAGAAACAAGAGTCCGCCCAGGACCAAGAGCGGGGGCGTTCTTTTGGTGGTTTATTTTTAGAGAGCCTTTCTCTGAATGAGGATGATACAGTTAGATATAGCCTCACGGTAGAGGGAGAGGAATCTACCTTTGGTTCAGAGATTTGGTGGAGTTTACGTTTACGTCGCTTACCGGACGAACGTTCTTACGTTGTTCGAGATATCCCAGCCTTCCTCAAGCTTATAGAGACTGAAGGCTATTATCAGATAGGTAAGAATTACTATGAACCTCTATCACTCATTCAGTTCGACCAGGCTTCACAAGCATTTTTAGACTTTTTAGGACGGATGATTCCAGATGAAGCCAAAACAAATTTAACCTTTATTTTACCGAATAATGCACGACACCTTAGTCTCCCCTATGGTTTTTTTGAGGAGGGATTGAGGTTGATGCAAGATTTGGATGGCTTCAGGTTTGAATGGGAAGGTATTGAATATCGCAGCTTTTTGGTAGAGGACTTGACTGCTAAAGCCAATCTTTTCTCGTTTGATATTTGTGTCGAGCCCAAAATGATTGAATTGACTGTTGCTGAGAAAAATAGCCAAACATTTTTTAATAATCGTATTATCTTTTATCAGGGTGTTTTCTATCGTCTTAATAGAAAACAGCAAAAAATTTTGCTTGGCTTACGTTCTCTCCCTATCGGAAGTAATTTGAATAAACATGTCAGTTTTAATCTAGAAGAACAAGCTATCTTAGCTGCTAGTCTTTCTGATTTTAAGACTATGGGACCGGTTAAAGCCCCAAAAGCGTTTAATATCAAAGATTTCACCCCGAGATTTCGCTTTGATTTGAAAGGTGAACGCGAGGTTGTGCTCACATTGGCTTTTGATTTTGATGGATATGTTGTGGATAATCGTTATGAGTTAAGTCATTTAGGCTTTACTAGTAACTATCGTAATGAACAGGCTATTTTTCGTTTGATGGTTAAACATGGATTTACCCCTGATTTTCAGTCATCTAAACGCTTAAATAGCAATCAAGAGCTCTATGATTTTTTTATAAATACTCTACCAGCTTTTGAAAATGCAGGGCCAGTTCTTATTGGACAGGAGTTGCGTGACTTACGTGTTGAACAGAGTCCACAAATTCAGGTAGAGCGTCAAGGAAATCTATTAGATATTTCGTTTGATTTTTCAAGTCTCGATGATGGGGATGTGGATCATGCTTTAGAAGCTTTGATGGACAGAGCGCCCTACTTTGTTAATCGTAGTGGTCAGTTGATTGTCTTTGATGAGGGGACACAACGTATCAGTGAGAGTCTAAGAACTTTGAGGGCCCGTTATTCGGGGGAAGGGCATCTAGAACTCCATCAATTAGCCGCCTATCAATTGATGGACTCTCTTTCAGAAAATGATTCTGTTCGTTTTTCAGAAGATTTTCAACAGCTAGCGCAACATTTGAGAAAACCGGAAACGTTCGACCTGCCATCCTATCATGTAGAAGTTAACCTTCGTCCTTACCAAGAAAGAGGAGTTCAATGGCTATCAATGTTGCATCACTATGGTTTTGGTGGTATTTTAGCCGACGATATGGGGTTGGGGAAAACTTTACAGACCATTGCTTATCTTTCTGCACATTTAGAGGATGGACAACGAGTCTTGGTTCTATCGCCATCGAGTTTAATTTACAATTGGCAGGATGAATTTAAAAAATTTGCTCCTCAGTTAGATGTAGCAGTTTCTTATGGACTTAAGCCAAAACGTGATGAGATCATTGCAGAAGACCATCAGATTATTATTACTAGCTATGCTTCATTCCGTCAGGATTTTGATGTTTATAAGGCTGGTCAGTATGATTATCTCATTCTAGATGAGGCACAGGTCATGAAGAATACTCAGACGAAGATTGCTCAATATTTACGTGATTTTTCTGTTCCGCATTGCCTAGCTCTATCTGGAACGCCTATTGAAAATCATTTGTTGGAGATTTGGTCTATTTTCCAGATTGTTTTACCGGGGCTTTTACCAGCTAAGAAAACTTTTCTTAAGCTAACACCTATGGAAGTGGCCCGGTACATTACTCCATTTATTCTTAGACGTAAAAAAGATGAGGTTCTTCCTGATTTACCGGACCTGATTGAAATTACGCACCAAAGTGAATTGTCGGATAGTCAAAAGGCTATTTATTTAGCACAATTGCAACAGATGCAACAAGGTTTAATTTCAGCAAGTGATCAGGAAATTAATCGTCGTAAGGTGGAAATCTTGTCAGGAATTACCCGCTTACGCCAAATCTGTGACACGCCAGCCCTCTTTATGGATTACGCTGGTGATAGTGGGAAATTAGATAGTCTTAGAGACCTACTTAGTCAAATTAAGGAATCAGACCATCGTGTCCTTATTTTTTCACAATTTCGTGGGATGTTAGATATTACAGAGGAACTTTTACAAGAGTTAGGTATTTCCTCTTATAAGCTAACAGGGTCGACCCCATCTGATAGTCGTCATGAGATGACCAGAGCCTTCAATCAGGGGAGTCGAGATGCCTTTTTGATTTCTTTAAAAGCAGGGGGGGTAGGACTCAACTTGACTGGTGCTGATACAGTTATTCTGATTGACCTTTGGTGGAATCCAGCGGTGGAAATGCAGGCTATTAGTCGTGCTCATCGTATAGGTCAGAAACAAAATGTCGAAGTTTTCCGTTTGATTACAAGAGGTACTATCGAAGAGAAGATTCTTGAGCTTCAAGAAGGTAAGAAAAATCTCGTTACAACAGTATTAGATGGCAATGAAAGCTGTGCTAGCATGACAGTTGAGGATATTAAAGAAATTCTTGGTATTGCAATATCTTAATCTGTTATATTTAATATTGGAATACTAAGATATAAAAATGACACTAGGCAAATCTTTTGAATTAGGATATAATAGAATATTGCAAGACGTATCTCCCCATTCCCGATTGTTTATATTAAGATACGCATCATCTCGAAAACGAAAGGAAGTCTTTTATGCATCGCCAAAGACGACAATTTCCGTTGATTCCGGACGGAGAATCTTGCTTGCAAGAACCTATCTCTATGCGTTTATACGAAAATGAAGATTTAATCACTAATATCCGTGGTCCTTATCAGGATAAGGACTATAACGATTTCTTTCTGAACCATGATTTCTTGTCAGCTAAGCCTCATAAACGTAAGCAGGCTCCAGACCGAGCTGAAACACAAGAGGATGGAATGACTTATGCTGAAGAAGCCCGTGAAAAGGCGAAGCGTGACGTACGTGATAAACGCCAAAAATACCTACGCCAAGAAGCTCAATCAACTAAATCTACGAATATCCGTTCACTAGCTGCTAAGCCTAAGGTAGAAAATAAGCCAAGCTTTGAGGCTACTGTTGAGGCAGTTGCTGTAACGACGGATAAGGAGCCAGTGATGGCGTCTATCTTGGGAGCTCCTGTAAGTGCTATTAAGAGAACATTAGCACCAAATGGTAAACACTCAAAAATCCATCACTTGGCAAATCGTCTGAAACAAGATACTTATATCTTGGCAGAAGTGGCTCCAACTTATCAACAACCTAGTAATCCATCTCGTAAGAACGTCAAGAAAAATAGCTATGACTTCTTGAAACGTAGCCAGGTTTATAATTACACAGAACGTCAAATTCACCGTGAACACCGAATTGCTCAAGAACTAAATTTGACGCATTTAGAAGATGCAAATTAATCGCAGTTTGATTGCAAGGAGAAACTATGTCAAAAACTTATCATTTTATTGGAATTAAAGGATCTGGTATGTCGGCTTTGGCTTTGATGCTCCATCAAATGGGACACAAGGTTCAAGGTTCCGATGTGGAAAAATACTACTTCACTCAACGTGGTCTTGAGCAAGCGGGCATTCCAATCCTTCCTTTCGATGAAAAAAACATCACTGAAGATGTTGAATTGATTGCTGGGAATGCTTTTCGTGAAGATAACAACGTTGAAATTGCTTATGCCATTAAAAATGGTTATAAGTTCAAGCGTTACCATGAATTTTTGGGTCATTTCATGAATCAGTTCACTAGCTTTGGTGTGGCTGGTGCACATGGTAAGACCTCTACGACAGGACTCTTGTCACACTCTATGAAAAACATCACAGATACGTCATACCTTATCGGTGATGGAACAGGACGTGGTTCTGCCAATGCGCAATACTTTGTCTTTGAAGCAGATGAATATGAACGTCATTTCATGCCGTACCATCCTGCTTACTCAATTATCACTAACATTGACTTTGACCATCCAGATTACTTTACAAGTATTGATGATGTTTTCTCAGCATTCGATGATTATGCAAAGCAAGTACAAAAAGGGCTCTTTGTTTACGGTGAGGATTCTAACCTCCGTAAAATTACATCCAATGCACCAATCTATTATTATGGATTTGAAGAAAATGATGACTTCATGGCAACAGATATTATTCGTACAACCACGGGGTCTAACTTCAAGGTGAAGCATGATGGACAAATCATAGGGGAATTCCATGTACCAGCTTATGGTCGTCACAATATCTTGAATGCAACTGCGGTTATTGCTAACTTGTATGTAGCTGGTTTTGACATGGCCTTAGTTGCTGAACATCTAAAAACTTTCTCAGGGGTTAAACGTCGTTTCACAGAGAAAATTATTAGTGATACTGTTATCATCGATGACTTTGCTCACCACCCAACTGAAATTATTGCAACACTAGATGCAGCACGTCAAAAGTACCCATCTAAAGAGATCGTTGCTATTTTTCAACCACATACTTTTACCCGTACCATTGCTCTTCTTGATGACTTTGCTGAGGCTTTAAATGAAGCGGATGCTGTCTATCTGGCACAAATTTATGGTTCTGCGCGTGAAGTTGACCACGGTGATGTAAAGGTTGAAGATCTTGCCGCTAAGATCAATAAACCTGCCAAAGTGGTTACAGTTGAGAATGTTTCACCTCTCCTTGACCATGACAATGCTGTCTATGTCTTTATGGGAGCTGGGGACATCCAACTTTATGAACGTTCATTTGAAGAGCTCCTAGCAAGCTTGCAAACCCACATGTAATATATTAAGGGCTGTAGCGATTTCGCTCGGCTCTTTCTCTTGGATAGAAAGGAATCTTAGATGATTATTCGACACGCTAGAACGAATGATTGGACTGATGTTGTTCGTATAGAACAAGATAAATTTTTCGCCTGAAGAGGCTGCTACACCAGAGGCTCTTGCAGAGCGTTTAGAGACAATTTGCGATACTTTCCTAATTGCTGAAATTGATGGCACTGTAGCTGATTATATCGAAGGACCTGTGATTTCGGAACGATATCTTACAGATGACTTGTTCTACAAGGTAACTCCTAATGCTAGTCAAGGAGGCTATATCGCGGTTACTAGTTTATCTATCTCCAAAGACTTTAAAAGGCAAGGTGTTGGAACATCCTTGATTGCAGCTTTTAAAGACCTGGCTATTGCTCAAAAACGTCAAGGGATTAGCTTGACTTGTCATGATTACCTGATTACCTACTATGAGATGAATGGTTTCATTGACGAAGGTGAGTCCAAATCAAACCATGGCGATAGTATTTGGTATAATATGGTCTGGGAGAACCCAGAAGGCTAGTAATACCAGTGTTACGTTACTGTGACAAAGAACCAATTGATTTGCATTAACTGGTTTTTTAAGATATAATGGCGTTTGTTACTATAGAGGAGGTATGCCTTGACGGACAAGCATAATGAATACTCGGAATCTGCTGAAGATAGCCTAAGCTTTAAAAATCAGATTCTTCGAGATTTACAAGAAGCGACACGGCTCCGTTCTCTTCGTGAGGAGGAGCATAAAAAAAGTGCAGCTGTTCCCGAGACACCACTTTCAATGTCAGCTGATAGCCATGCAATAGATTCTGGATCAGCGTCAAATAAAGTAAGTAACCAAAATTTGAGTTCTCATTCTGTTGCTCATAGTGCTATAGCTAAAACTATGACTTCTGAGACGGTTCGAGATTTTCAATATAGTGTTGACTTGTCTTCTAATTCTCAAGCTGATTCTTCAGCCCCTGATGTCCATTCAAACGTAATATCAAGTCCTAAAGAGCAAGTTGATAAGGAGAAAAATTTAAGTATTCCTCAGGAGACTGAAATATTGAAACGTCGTTTTAAACGTCCAGTTTGGGAAACTAGTCTTAACGCGGAATCAGAGGAAAAATATATTCCTGCAGATGTTGCTAAGGAGCTTATTGAAGCTAAGGCTAAAGAAGCTATCTACACGAATCCTAAAGAATTGGTGTCCAAGATGACATCAGAACGTCAAAAAGAAGCATTTTTGCGGGAACATCATACAGTAAGTAATCACTCTGAACCAGTAAGAGTTCAGTCAGATCTAGTAACTGATGGCAATGAGGGTGATGAGAGTATTGCTTTAGCAGCAGCCTCTGAAAAATCTAACAAAAAGAAACGTAAGAAAGTGAAGAAGAAAAAGTCTTCGCCAAAAGATGTTAAACAGGACGGAATCATCAACGAAGAACCGATTTCACGCTCCAACCGAAATCAAAAACTCAATAAAAATAATCGTCGTGCAGGACGAGTTGCAAGAAACATCATTGTCTTCTTGATTCTTATCTTATCATTAGCTGGATTCTTTGGTTATCGATATGTTAGTGATGCAGTTGGTGCAAAAGATGTCAAGTCGACTAAGTTTATTAGTGTTGAAATTCCTGAAAATTCAGGTAGCAGTTACATCGGTCAGTTGTTGGAATCAGCTGGTGTCATTAAATCTGGTAAAGTCTTTAATTACTATACCAAGTTTAAGAACATTTCAAATCTAAAAAGTGGTTACTATAACCTTCAGCCTAGTATGACTATGGATGAAATTATTGAGGCACTTCAGAAAAAAGGAAGTGATAAGCCTCAGGAACCATCTCTGGGTACAGTCTTGGTTAAAGAAGGATACACCATTGAGAAAATCGCCAAGGCGGTTGAAGTTAATTCATCAGCTAAAAAAGGTAAACATTCATCTACTGGACTTAAGGAAAAAGACTTCTTGAAACTTATGAAGGATGATGCTTTCATTACTAAGATGAAAGCGAAGTACCCAACCTTGTTGGCAAACCTTCCGAATTCTACAGATGCTAAGTATGTCCTAGAGGGGTATCTGTTTCCAGCGACTTATAATATTCATGACGATACGACGGTGGAATCTTTGGCAGAGGAAATGCTATCTACGATGGACACCCACCTATCACCATACTATGCAACAATTTCATCAAGTAACCACAACGTTAATGAAATCTTGACTCTAGCTTCTCTTGTTGAAAAAGAGGGAGCAACTGATGATGACCGTAAAAACATTGCTAGCGTTTTCTATAATCGTCTTAATTCAGACATGGCCCTGCAAAGTAATATCGCGGTTCTTTATGCTCTTGGAAAACTTGGTCAAGAAACGACCTTGAAAGAAGATGCAACGATTGATACGAATATTGACTCCCCTTATAATGATTATGTTCATAAAGGGTTGATGCCTGGTCCTGTAGATAGTCCTAGTCTATCGGCAATAGAAGCGGTTATCAATCCATCTTCTACCAAGTACATGTACTTGGTTGCGGATGTATCAACTGGTAATGTCTATTTTGCTGAGAGCTATGAAGAGCACCAGCATAATGTTGAATCTTATATTAATAGCAAACTAAAAGATAAATAGTCTGATTGGTTAATTAAAATTCAGTAACTGACTACTGAGTTTGATTTCAAACCAACTGGCTAAAAAAATAGGAAAGAGAAGAAAATGGCAGAAAAAACATATGTAATGACCCTAGCAGAAAAAAAACAACTTGAAGCAGAATTGGAGGAGTACAAACTCGTACATCGTCCGGAAGTTGTAGAACGCATCAAGATTGCCCGTTCTTATGGTGACCTTTCAGAAAACTCTGAGTATGAGGCGGCTAAAGATGAGCAAGCCTTTGTTGAAGGTCAAATTCAAATTCTTGAAACAAAGATTCGTTACGCAGAAATCGTTGATAGTGATGCTGTTGCTAATGACGAAGTTGCGATTGGTAAAACAGTTGTTGTGCAAGAAGTTGGTACAAGCGACAAAGATACTTACCATATCGTTGGTGCAGCCGGTGCTGATATTTTCTCAGGTAAAATTTCAAATGAAAGCCCAATTGCTCAAGCCTTGATTGGTAAGAAAGTTGGAGATAAAGTAGCTATCGAATCACCAGCAGGTAGCTACTCTGTTGAAATCCTTAGTGTAGAAAAAACATCCTAAGCAAATGTTAGGACAAAATTGTCTAGCATTTGAATAAACATCGAAATACCTACATGGTGTAGTAGCTTTTTGATCCTTGTGGGAGTGAGGCAGAACATTTGTTCTGTCTCACTCCTTTTTTAGTTACCAGAGATAATAGGAGCTAGGTTAGTCTTAGTTTATCTATAAGAAAACACTCTTGAAGTTTTTTGAACTAAACCCCAAAAGTTAGACAGAAACAATCTACCTTTTGGGGTGTTTTATTATGAAATTAGCTTATGAAGATAAAGTTCAAATATATGAATTGAGAAGACAAGAGGAAGAGTACCTAAAATGGGGCGTAAACGCAAGTATTCTTCATACCAAGGAGAAGTTGGCAAGAAAGCAGATAACCTATTCAACGTCAATTTGAAAGCTCTAAACCAATGGAAAAGTGTTATACGGATGTGACAGAGTTTGCAATTCCAGCAAGCAGCCAAAAGCTCTATTTATCACCAGTATTAGATGGCTTCAATAGTGAAATCGTCGCTTATAATCTTTCTAGGTCGCCGAATTTAGTACAAGTGAAAGCTATGCTAGAACAAGCTTTTACAGAGGAGCATTACGAAAATACAATTCTCCATAGTGACCAGGGATGGCAATGTCAACATGATTTCTATCATCATTTTTTAGAGGGTAAAGGAATCCAACCGTCCATGTCACGTAAGGGAAATAGTCTAGACAATGGTATGATGAAGTCCTTCTTTGGCATTCTTAAGCCTGAGATGTTTTATGGTTACGAGAAGACGTTTCACTCACTTGAGCAATTGGAACAAGCTATTGTAGACTATATTGATTATTACAATAACAAACTAATCAAGGTAAAACTAAAAGGACTTATTTCTGTGCAATACAGAACTAAGTCCTTTGTGTAAATTAATTGTCTAACTTTTTGGAATCAGTATGCTCTTCCAAGAGTGTTTTTGTAGCTTATTTACGATTTTGCTTACCAGCGTTACGGTTTTTTTTGGCTTTATTTGCAATTGCTTGGGTATTTTTTGGAGTAACATCTTTACGCTTGTTTGGTGTTGTACGAGGGGCTTTTGGAGGATTCTTTTTGAACTCTTCAGCAACTTTCTCTTTTAAGCGAGGTTTGATGATATAGTTAGTAATCAACTGCTGGATAATAGAGAAGATACCACCAACTAACCAGTAAAGGATTACGGCTGCAGGTGAGCTAATACCAAAGAAAATCATCATGATTGGCATGCTGTACATAGTTGCCGCCATTTGCTTACGTTGCTCCTCAGGAACTTGTTGAATAGACAACCAAGATTGGAAATAGTAAAGAGCGGCAATGATGATAATCAATGGGAAGTCACGATGACCGAGGTTAAACCAGAGGAAGTCATCCTTGAGTACACCAGGAGTGTAACGTGCTGCATAGTAAAGCGCTGAGAAGAATGGAAACTGAATCAATAGAGGAAGACAGCCAATACCGCCCATCAAGCTAAGACCGTTTTCACGTTGAGCTTGCATGAGTTCAGATTGAGCAGCCATTTTTTCTTCTTGAGTTTTAGCGTTACGCAAACGTTCGTTTATTGGTTCCAAGATAGGGGCTAGGTACTCACGTTTTGCTGATTGGTAGGCTGCACTACGAGATTGGTGAAGACCAAGTGGTAATATAATCGAACGAACAATGATAGTTACGAAGATAATACCAAGACCAAATCCCAGACCAAGATTGTTTGCGAAGTAGGTGATGACGTGGCTCATAGGACGACCAAGTAGGTTCCAGACCCAGCCAGTGGGATTACCAGACTTATCAAGGCTCACACATCCTGATAGGAAGAGAAGCATGCTGGCAGCAAGCCCCATAAGGGCTAGACGTTTTTGAATTTTATTCACAATATCATTCCTTTTGTTTTTTAGTTATACTTGTCTATTTTACCCTTTTTTAAGGAAGAGAACAAGCTAAAAACGGAGGCATCATCTTAATTCGCCATGCGAAAATCACTGTAATTTGAGAAGTTAGCCATGGTTACATCAACATAGGTTACATTAGACCATTTTGAAGGTCCTTTTCGAACTTCTTGGATAAACTTAGCTAACTTAGCAGGTTTATCTGATTGCGCTAGAATTTCAACAGTTCCATTATCGTTGTTCCAGACTCGACCGTAAATATCTCCAATTTCGAGTGCTAATGCATAGGTTGAATAACGAAAACCAACACCTTGGACTCTTCCTGAGACTAATAATCTTACTTTTTGCATGGGCCATGACCTCCTTTTGAAAATTCTTTCTTTCAGTATAATCCTTACTATAAAGTCGGTCAAGTCCTAGATTTATCAAGGAATTTCTGCTACAATGAGTGTATGGAAGTCATTCAATCAAAGCAAAATGCTAGTATCAAGACTGCTAGAAAATTGTTGCAACGCAAGCACCGTAAAACCAGTTATCTTATAGAAGGATGGCATCTCTTCGAGGAAGCAAAGGCAAGTGGTGCGCATATTCTTCAAATTTTTGTGCTTGAGGAGATGGCTGACCGTGTAGCTAATATGTCTAAGGTTAAGTTGGTTAGTCCGGAGGTTCTTAAGGAGCTCTGTGAAACTCAGACGCCTCAAGGGATTGTTGCAGAAGTTGCTAAACAAACTCAAGCTTTGCCAGACCCTCTTTCAGGGAAGTATCTGCTATTGGAGGATGTTCAGGATCCTGGTAATGTTGGGACAATGATTCGAACAGCAGATGCTGCAGATTATGATGGGGTCTTTTTATCAGATAAATCCGCTGATATTTATAATCAGAAGACCTTACGTTCTATGCAGGGAAGTCATTTTCATCTGCCAATCTACCGTGGACCAATTCTTGAGATGGTTGAAACTTGTAAAAAACAAGATTTACCAGTCTTGGCAACGACTCTCTCAGAGGTTTCCGTTGACTATAAAGCAGTTAAGACAGACGGTAATTTTGCCCTAGTGATGGGAAATGAAGGTCAGGGAATCAGTAAGGAAATGGCTGAGTCCGCTAATCAACTGGTACATATTAACATGCCAGGCCAGGCAGAGAGTCTTAATGTTGCTGTTGCTGCAGGGATTCTCATGTTTAGTCTCTAGGTCCTAAGGATGATTTTATTGAGAAACATTCGCCTTTTAAGATAAATTTAAGCTCTAGTGATATAATGAAGAAGTATTAGAAACATTCATGAGGTATTATTATGAATCGACCAGAAGATGATAAAGAATTCATGGAAGTTGTTGGACATTTGATTTCACACCCACGTTTTCAAAAATTGGATGGGATTGTCCAACATTATCATTCGACACGTTTGGAACACTCGGTTAATGTTAGTTACACCAGCTACAAGATTGCTAAAAAATTAGGTTGGGATGCTGAGAGCACTGCCCGAGGTGGTCTCTTGCATGATTTTTTCTATTATGATTGGCGAGTAACCAAATTTAATAAGAGTCATGCTTGGGTGCACCCACGGATTGCTGTTCGTAATGCTAGAAAGCTTATTAATTTAAACAAAAAAGAAGAGGATATCATCCTCAAACATATGTGGGGAGCAACTATTGCACCGCCGAAGTATAAGGAATCTTATATCGTTACCATGGTGGATAAGTACTGGGCTGTTAAAGAAGCAGTGACACCTTTACGAAATCGCATTAAAAATAGTAAGTTTTTTCCGTCGCAATACTCTACAAAGTAGCCACAATTAATTTATTAAACTCAGGAGATATTTATGAAATCAAATGCAATTTATACAACTAGTGATGCAGGATTAAATCGCTTTTTCGGGAAGATTTATGGCCTTGTTGGTATTGGGGTAGGGCTTTCAGCAGTCATTTCTTATCTGATGTTATTCCCTCTCTCTCATCTTTTTGTCAACATTCTCATGAATTATTCTTGGATCTATATGGCAGCTATTTTTGTTGAGTTAGCCTTGGTTTTTTTGGCTAGTGGTGCTGCAAGAAGAAATACGCCTGCGGCTCTGCCTTTATTCTTAGTTTATTCCGCTCTGAATGGCTTTACACTTAGTTTTATCATCGTTCAATATACGCAAGCTATTGTTTTCCAAGCTTTCCTAAGTACTGCCATTGTCTTCTTTGTCATGGCACTTATCGGAGTTTCTATTAAGCGTGACTTGTCAGGAATGGTCAAATTTCTTATGGCAGCTTTGATTGGAATCATTGTTGCTAGCTTAGTTAATATTTTCTTTGCAAGTAGCACGATGAGTTTTGTGATTAGTATTGTATCAGTTCTCATTTTCTCTGGTTTAATTGCTTATGACAATCAGTTAATTAAAAAGGTTTATTATAGTACTAATGGTCAAGTCACAGATGGATGGGCGATTTCTATGGCGCTTAGTCTTTACTTGGATTTTATTAACTTGTTCTTGAATATCTTGCGAATCTTTGCGAGGCGTGACTAGTTAAAAAAAATCAGCCGTTCGGCTGATTTTTTTGTGTTTAACGTTTTTTGTAATTGTTTCTTGTTGACCTGTATAGGTGTAGGAGAGTAGATAGTAATCTCATTTTTCGACCTAGCCATCTTTATCG
This region of Streptococcus thermophilus genomic DNA includes:
- the murC gene encoding UDP-N-acetylmuramate--L-alanine ligase — encoded protein: MSKTYHFIGIKGSGMSALALMLHQMGHKVQGSDVEKYYFTQRGLEQAGIPILPFDEKNITEDVELIAGNAFREDNNVEIAYAIKNGYKFKRYHEFLGHFMNQFTSFGVAGAHGKTSTTGLLSHSMKNITDTSYLIGDGTGRGSANAQYFVFEADEYERHFMPYHPAYSIITNIDFDHPDYFTSIDDVFSAFDDYAKQVQKGLFVYGEDSNLRKITSNAPIYYYGFEENDDFMATDIIRTTTGSNFKVKHDGQIIGEFHVPAYGRHNILNATAVIANLYVAGFDMALVAEHLKTFSGVKRRFTEKIISDTVIIDDFAHHPTEIIATLDAARQKYPSKEIVAIFQPHTFTRTIALLDDFAEALNEADAVYLAQIYGSAREVDHGDVKVEDLAAKINKPAKVVTVENVSPLLDHDNAVYVFMGAGDIQLYERSFEELLASLQTHM
- the mltG gene encoding endolytic transglycosylase MltG, translated to MTDKHNEYSESAEDSLSFKNQILRDLQEATRLRSLREEEHKKSAAVPETPLSMSADSHAIDSGSASNKVSNQNLSSHSVAHSAIAKTMTSETVRDFQYSVDLSSNSQADSSAPDVHSNVISSPKEQVDKEKNLSIPQETEILKRRFKRPVWETSLNAESEEKYIPADVAKELIEAKAKEAIYTNPKELVSKMTSERQKEAFLREHHTVSNHSEPVRVQSDLVTDGNEGDESIALAAASEKSNKKKRKKVKKKKSSPKDVKQDGIINEEPISRSNRNQKLNKNNRRAGRVARNIIVFLILILSLAGFFGYRYVSDAVGAKDVKSTKFISVEIPENSGSSYIGQLLESAGVIKSGKVFNYYTKFKNISNLKSGYYNLQPSMTMDEIIEALQKKGSDKPQEPSLGTVLVKEGYTIEKIAKAVEVNSSAKKGKHSSTGLKEKDFLKLMKDDAFITKMKAKYPTLLANLPNSTDAKYVLEGYLFPATYNIHDDTTVESLAEEMLSTMDTHLSPYYATISSSNHNVNEILTLASLVEKEGATDDDRKNIASVFYNRLNSDMALQSNIAVLYALGKLGQETTLKEDATIDTNIDSPYNDYVHKGLMPGPVDSPSLSAIEAVINPSSTKYMYLVADVSTGNVYFAESYEEHQHNVESYINSKLKDK
- the greA gene encoding transcription elongation factor GreA, which codes for MAEKTYVMTLAEKKQLEAELEEYKLVHRPEVVERIKIARSYGDLSENSEYEAAKDEQAFVEGQIQILETKIRYAEIVDSDAVANDEVAIGKTVVVQEVGTSDKDTYHIVGAAGADIFSGKISNESPIAQALIGKKVGDKVAIESPAGSYSVEILSVEKTS
- a CDS encoding DEAD/DEAH box helicase, whose protein sequence is MAKLMPGRVRNEGIKLFEKGLIAISQVSETQLDTTVGQHHLIYALDDSEIMCDCDFFAQKGYCSHLAAVEYYLKNAKEGQRLLAKLEEKQESAQDQERGRSFGGLFLESLSLNEDDTVRYSLTVEGEESTFGSEIWWSLRLRRLPDERSYVVRDIPAFLKLIETEGYYQIGKNYYEPLSLIQFDQASQAFLDFLGRMIPDEAKTNLTFILPNNARHLSLPYGFFEEGLRLMQDLDGFRFEWEGIEYRSFLVEDLTAKANLFSFDICVEPKMIELTVAEKNSQTFFNNRIIFYQGVFYRLNRKQQKILLGLRSLPIGSNLNKHVSFNLEEQAILAASLSDFKTMGPVKAPKAFNIKDFTPRFRFDLKGEREVVLTLAFDFDGYVVDNRYELSHLGFTSNYRNEQAIFRLMVKHGFTPDFQSSKRLNSNQELYDFFINTLPAFENAGPVLIGQELRDLRVEQSPQIQVERQGNLLDISFDFSSLDDGDVDHALEALMDRAPYFVNRSGQLIVFDEGTQRISESLRTLRARYSGEGHLELHQLAAYQLMDSLSENDSVRFSEDFQQLAQHLRKPETFDLPSYHVEVNLRPYQERGVQWLSMLHHYGFGGILADDMGLGKTLQTIAYLSAHLEDGQRVLVLSPSSLIYNWQDEFKKFAPQLDVAVSYGLKPKRDEIIAEDHQIIITSYASFRQDFDVYKAGQYDYLILDEAQVMKNTQTKIAQYLRDFSVPHCLALSGTPIENHLLEIWSIFQIVLPGLLPAKKTFLKLTPMEVARYITPFILRRKKDEVLPDLPDLIEITHQSELSDSQKAIYLAQLQQMQQGLISASDQEINRRKVEILSGITRLRQICDTPALFMDYAGDSGKLDSLRDLLSQIKESDHRVLIFSQFRGMLDITEELLQELGISSYKLTGSTPSDSRHEMTRAFNQGSRDAFLISLKAGGVGLNLTGADTVILIDLWWNPAVEMQAISRAHRIGQKQNVEVFRLITRGTIEEKILELQEGKKNLVTTVLDGNESCASMTVEDIKEILGIAIS